In the Sediminibacter sp. Hel_I_10 genome, one interval contains:
- a CDS encoding Na(+)-translocating NADH-quinone reductase subunit A, which yields MSNDIKIKKGLNINLVGEAEKSLEEAIVSNFCTIRPEDFHSVTPKLVAKENTSLKAGDVVFYDKNHEEVKFVSPVSGTVVEIVRGPKRRIDAIKIQADKEQTFKDFGKFDMNSDADTLKAHLLASGCWPFIIQRPYDVIADPARTPKAIFISGYDSAPLAADLDFVLKGKEAQLQAAVSALSKLTKGKVHVGVNANTSPLSGLNDVTVHKVSGPHPSGNVGTHINKISPINKGETVWTISAADLVIIGELLLTGKFNAERVVALAGSSVKKPRYFKTRIGSEVSTMVYDNGVEKGGNDRIISGNVLSGKQVKPDGSLGYYATLISVIPEGDDYEFFGWNKPVFDKISSTRALTFSWMNPNKKYDLDTNTNGEHRAFVVTGSYEEVFPLDIFPMQILKACMYEDLDEMEALGMYEVAPEDFALTEFICVSKQPHQEIIRKGLDLMLKEIG from the coding sequence ATGTCAAACGACATTAAAATTAAAAAAGGTCTGAATATAAATCTTGTTGGTGAAGCTGAAAAGTCGCTTGAAGAAGCCATTGTCAGTAACTTCTGCACCATAAGACCTGAAGATTTCCATAGCGTTACCCCTAAACTCGTTGCAAAAGAAAATACAAGCCTTAAAGCAGGTGATGTAGTTTTTTACGATAAAAACCATGAGGAGGTGAAATTTGTTTCACCAGTTTCGGGTACAGTAGTGGAAATTGTAAGAGGACCAAAACGTCGTATTGACGCTATAAAAATACAAGCAGACAAAGAGCAAACATTTAAGGATTTTGGTAAGTTCGATATGAACTCAGATGCCGATACTTTAAAAGCACATCTTTTAGCGTCTGGTTGCTGGCCATTCATCATCCAAAGACCTTATGATGTTATTGCAGATCCTGCAAGAACACCAAAAGCTATCTTTATTTCGGGTTATGATTCTGCGCCATTAGCAGCAGATTTAGACTTTGTACTTAAAGGGAAAGAAGCACAATTACAAGCGGCTGTTTCTGCATTGTCAAAATTAACAAAAGGGAAGGTGCATGTTGGTGTCAACGCCAATACGTCTCCATTGTCTGGTTTAAATGATGTTACTGTGCATAAGGTCTCAGGACCACACCCTTCAGGAAATGTGGGGACGCACATTAACAAAATAAGCCCAATCAACAAAGGAGAAACAGTTTGGACCATAAGTGCTGCTGACTTAGTGATTATTGGTGAATTGCTGTTAACAGGGAAATTTAATGCAGAACGTGTTGTGGCCTTGGCAGGATCTTCAGTTAAAAAGCCAAGATATTTCAAAACCAGAATAGGAAGTGAAGTGTCTACCATGGTTTATGATAATGGGGTTGAAAAAGGTGGTAATGACCGTATCATTTCTGGAAACGTGCTTTCTGGTAAACAAGTGAAGCCAGATGGAAGTTTGGGTTACTATGCAACATTGATCTCTGTGATCCCAGAAGGTGACGATTATGAGTTCTTTGGTTGGAATAAACCAGTATTTGATAAGATTTCATCAACAAGGGCTCTGACCTTTTCTTGGATGAATCCTAATAAAAAATATGATCTAGATACCAATACAAACGGAGAACATCGCGCATTTGTGGTGACGGGAAGTTATGAGGAAGTATTTCCTTTGGATATCTTTCCTATGCAGATTCTTAAAGCGTGCATGTATGAGGATTTAGATGAAATGGAAGCCTTGGGAATGTACGAGGTAGCTCCAGAAGATTTTGCCTTAACAGAATTTATCTGTGTATCTAAGCAGCCTCATCAAGAGATTATTAGAAAAGGCTTAGATCTCATGTTAAAGGAAATAGGATAA
- a CDS encoding NADH:ubiquinone reductase (Na(+)-transporting) subunit B, whose protein sequence is MSLKSKLHEIKKKYEGKKMAPAFNALHTFLYTPNETTHNGTHIKAVDDLKRTMNTVIIALVPCLIFGMFNAGYQHYLALGEIESANGFLGSSFWTLDNLVVGLWTVLPLVIVSYGVGLAVEFVFAVIKGHEVEEGYLVTGMLVPLIVPVDIPLWMLAVAVIFGVVIGKEVFGGTGMNILNPALTIRAFLFFAYPTWMSGDKVWVHGAVERDNMIAAGQNLDAISGETILGTYAQSQEVAYSYADMFFGLIPGSVGETSKLLIIIGALFLIFTKIASWRIIVSALAGALVMGLIFNGVVDAGWIGESSKFFGLMSVPFWQHLIIGSILFGAVYMATDPVTSSQTNKGKYIYGFLIGFLSIMIRVFNPAYPEGVFLAILLMNVFAPTIDHYVVQANVKKRRKRLKMVNA, encoded by the coding sequence ATGAGCTTAAAAAGTAAATTACACGAAATAAAGAAGAAGTACGAAGGTAAGAAAATGGCACCTGCGTTTAATGCCTTGCATACTTTTTTGTACACGCCTAATGAGACTACCCATAACGGGACTCATATTAAGGCTGTAGATGATTTAAAGCGTACCATGAACACGGTGATCATTGCTTTGGTGCCATGTTTGATTTTTGGTATGTTCAATGCGGGTTACCAACATTATTTAGCACTTGGTGAGATTGAGTCGGCAAATGGTTTTTTAGGATCTAGCTTCTGGACCTTAGATAACTTGGTTGTTGGTCTTTGGACGGTTCTACCATTGGTCATTGTATCTTATGGTGTAGGTTTAGCTGTAGAATTTGTATTTGCAGTTATCAAAGGCCATGAAGTTGAAGAAGGATATTTGGTTACAGGTATGTTAGTGCCTTTAATTGTTCCTGTTGACATTCCACTTTGGATGTTAGCTGTTGCTGTTATTTTTGGTGTTGTTATTGGTAAAGAGGTTTTTGGTGGTACAGGAATGAATATTCTAAATCCAGCATTAACTATTCGTGCCTTCTTATTCTTTGCATATCCAACTTGGATGTCTGGTGATAAAGTTTGGGTACACGGTGCCGTAGAACGAGATAATATGATTGCAGCGGGTCAAAACTTAGATGCTATTTCAGGAGAAACCATCTTAGGGACCTATGCGCAAAGTCAGGAAGTAGCCTACAGCTATGCCGATATGTTTTTTGGTTTGATACCAGGATCGGTGGGTGAGACCTCTAAATTATTGATCATTATTGGGGCGTTATTCTTGATCTTTACAAAAATTGCGAGTTGGAGAATTATTGTAAGTGCTTTAGCGGGAGCTTTAGTTATGGGACTTATCTTTAATGGCGTTGTAGATGCCGGATGGATTGGTGAAAGCAGTAAATTCTTTGGATTAATGAGCGTTCCATTTTGGCAACACCTAATTATAGGAAGTATTCTATTTGGAGCAGTTTACATGGCAACAGATCCTGTAACATCTTCTCAAACCAATAAAGGTAAATACATCTACGGGTTCTTAATTGGTTTCCTATCTATTATGATCCGTGTATTTAATCCTGCATATCCAGAAGGTGTATTCTTAGCCATTTTGTTAATGAATGTCTTTGCACCAACAATTGATCATTATGTTGTTCAAGCCAATGTTAAGAAACGTAGAAAACGTTTAAAAATGGTAAACGCCTAA
- a CDS encoding Na(+)-translocating NADH-quinone reductase subunit C produces the protein MEKKTDKNLYTVIFAVVMVLVVGSLLAFTASSLKPAISENERIEKQQNILYAMGYNQNEETTIEFISTDKVAEMFKTKVKDQLVLEYQDGKIISKQTRQEYMDANDGQEPYLIDVKKQQAEAKKGNPRKLPLFIGENEGKTYYVAPIYGKGLWDAIWGFIAVDEDMIVRGTFFDHAGETPGLGANIKQRYFMDDFYGEHLLTSNGVFKGINVAKGNNDPKNERKTDYKVDALAGATITGDGVSAMIKADMGLYVPYFKNLKNETN, from the coding sequence ATGGAAAAGAAAACAGATAAAAATTTATATACCGTCATATTTGCCGTTGTTATGGTATTGGTGGTTGGTTCGCTATTAGCATTTACAGCGTCCTCTTTAAAGCCTGCAATTAGCGAGAATGAGCGTATTGAGAAGCAGCAAAACATTCTTTATGCAATGGGCTATAATCAAAATGAAGAGACCACAATTGAATTTATCTCTACCGATAAAGTAGCAGAAATGTTCAAGACTAAAGTGAAAGATCAACTGGTTTTAGAATATCAAGACGGTAAGATCATAAGCAAGCAAACCAGACAAGAATATATGGATGCCAATGACGGGCAAGAGCCATATTTGATTGATGTTAAAAAACAACAAGCAGAGGCCAAAAAAGGAAATCCTAGAAAGCTGCCCTTGTTTATAGGTGAAAACGAAGGAAAAACTTATTATGTGGCACCTATTTACGGTAAAGGACTGTGGGACGCTATTTGGGGATTTATAGCCGTTGATGAAGACATGATTGTTAGAGGTACATTCTTTGATCATGCCGGTGAAACTCCAGGACTTGGTGCAAATATTAAGCAACGTTATTTTATGGACGATTTCTACGGAGAGCATTTATTGACCTCAAATGGCGTATTTAAAGGTATTAATGTTGCGAAGGGTAATAATGATCCTAAAAACGAAAGAAAAACAGATTATAAAGTTGATGCCCTTGCAGGTGCTACTATTACTGGTGATGGTGTATCGGCAATGATCAAAGCAGATATGGGATTATATGTGCCTTATTTTAAGAACTTAAAAAACGAAACTAACTAA
- a CDS encoding NADH:ubiquinone reductase (Na(+)-transporting) subunit D, whose translation MGILSKKDSKLITDPLADNNPITIQVLGICSALAITAELKASLVMGIAVMFVLGVGNVVISLMRNIIPSKIRIIVQLIVVAALVIIVDQVLKAYAYELSKTLSVFVGLIITNCIIMGRFEAFALGNGPWRSFLDGIGNAAGYALILVAVGFFRELLGSGTLFGYPVLGDAIEKTGVYSIGYENNGFMLMPPMALIIVGLIIWAQRSRNKDLIED comes from the coding sequence ATGGGAATACTTTCAAAAAAGGATAGTAAGTTAATTACAGATCCATTAGCAGATAATAATCCAATTACCATCCAGGTATTGGGAATTTGTTCCGCATTGGCCATTACAGCAGAGCTAAAAGCATCTTTAGTAATGGGTATTGCCGTAATGTTTGTATTAGGTGTAGGTAACGTAGTGATCTCTCTTATGCGAAACATCATACCTTCAAAAATTAGAATTATCGTACAACTTATTGTTGTGGCGGCGCTCGTAATTATTGTAGATCAGGTGTTGAAGGCTTATGCTTATGAATTGAGTAAAACACTTTCAGTATTTGTAGGTTTGATTATTACCAACTGTATCATCATGGGGCGTTTTGAAGCCTTTGCATTAGGTAACGGACCTTGGAGATCGTTTTTGGATGGTATTGGTAATGCTGCAGGTTATGCACTTATCTTGGTTGCGGTTGGCTTCTTTAGAGAACTTTTAGGATCTGGAACATTGTTCGGGTATCCTGTTTTGGGAGATGCCATTGAAAAAACGGGAGTGTATTCTATCGGTTATGAGAATAATGGATTTATGTTGATGCCACCAATGGCATTGATTATTGTTGGACTTATTATTTGGGCACAACGTAGTAGAAATAAGGATTTAATTGAAGATTAA
- the nqrE gene encoding NADH:ubiquinone reductase (Na(+)-transporting) subunit E, with product MIEHIELFFKSIFIDNMVFAVFLGMCSYLAVSKKVSTAVGLGAAVIFVLAITVPLNWLLDVYILQPGALKWTGVEGTAELDLSFLSFIMFIATIATMVQLVEIVVEKFSPSLYNSLGIFLPLIAVNCAILGGSLFMQSREIPTFGLALNYGISSGIGWFLAILAIAAIREKIRYSNVPGPLRGLGITFIITGLMGIGFLSFGGMLTGGDEEAAEETQEQVEIQEPMEQSTDEHKELADNTKTIQ from the coding sequence ATGATAGAACACATTGAACTTTTTTTCAAGTCCATTTTTATCGATAACATGGTTTTCGCCGTGTTCTTGGGGATGTGCTCGTACTTAGCTGTTTCTAAAAAAGTATCTACAGCAGTAGGACTTGGAGCAGCCGTTATTTTTGTATTGGCGATTACAGTACCGTTAAACTGGTTATTAGATGTTTATATTCTTCAACCTGGAGCCTTAAAGTGGACAGGTGTTGAAGGTACGGCCGAACTAGATTTAAGCTTTTTATCTTTCATCATGTTTATTGCGACTATTGCAACCATGGTACAATTGGTAGAAATTGTAGTTGAGAAATTTTCACCATCACTTTACAACTCTCTGGGTATCTTTTTACCCCTTATTGCTGTAAACTGTGCAATTCTTGGTGGATCATTATTTATGCAATCTCGTGAGATTCCTACATTTGGCTTAGCCTTAAATTATGGTATCTCTTCAGGAATTGGTTGGTTTTTAGCAATTTTAGCCATTGCTGCCATTCGTGAAAAAATTAGATATAGTAATGTTCCGGGACCATTAAGAGGCCTAGGGATTACGTTTATCATTACAGGTTTAATGGGAATTGGTTTCTTAAGTTTTGGTGGTATGTTAACCGGTGGAGATGAAGAAGCTGCAGAAGAAACTCAAGAACAAGTTGAAATTCAAGAACCAATGGAGCAATCAACTGATGAGCATAAAGAATTAGCCGATAATACTAAAACAATCCAGTGA
- the nqrF gene encoding NADH:ubiquinone reductase (Na(+)-transporting) subunit F, protein MMLAIEGTLGTVLATVAAFLLITLILISLLLFVKQKLSPSGPVTIKINGEKEIEVASGGTLLSTLGGNKIFLPSACGGGGTCIQCECHVLSGGGEALPTETPHFSRKELKDGARLSCQVKVKQDMEITIPEEVFGIKKWEATVVRNYNVASFIKEFVVEIPEDMGYRAGGYIQIEIPPCEVKFEDMDITAHPEEHETPDKFQAEWDKFKLWPLVMKNSETVERAYSMASYPAEGREIMLNVRIATPPFDRAKGDWMSVNPGIASSYIFNQKKGDKVTISGPYGEFFINESEAEMLYVGGGAGMAPMRSHLYELFRTLKTGRKVSYWYGGRSKRELFYLEHFRALEKDFPNFKFYLALSEPMEEDNWKVKEDIDAPGDGFVGFIHNCVIDNYLSKHDAPEDIELYFCGPPLMNQAVQKMGEDYGIPDENIRFDDFGG, encoded by the coding sequence ATGATGTTAGCAATAGAAGGAACATTAGGAACCGTATTAGCAACCGTAGCAGCGTTTTTATTGATTACGTTGATATTGATTAGTTTGCTATTGTTCGTAAAGCAAAAATTATCACCATCTGGTCCTGTGACCATCAAAATTAATGGTGAGAAAGAAATTGAAGTAGCCTCTGGTGGTACCTTGTTATCTACTTTAGGAGGAAACAAAATATTTTTACCATCTGCTTGTGGTGGTGGTGGTACTTGTATTCAATGTGAATGTCACGTTCTTTCTGGCGGAGGTGAAGCACTTCCAACAGAAACCCCGCATTTCAGCAGAAAAGAATTGAAAGACGGTGCTAGACTTTCTTGTCAGGTAAAAGTGAAGCAGGATATGGAAATCACCATTCCTGAAGAAGTATTCGGAATTAAAAAATGGGAAGCAACCGTTGTAAGAAATTATAATGTGGCTTCTTTCATTAAAGAGTTTGTTGTTGAGATCCCTGAAGATATGGGTTACAGAGCTGGTGGATATATTCAAATCGAAATTCCACCATGTGAAGTGAAGTTTGAAGATATGGATATCACTGCGCACCCAGAGGAGCATGAAACACCTGATAAATTTCAAGCAGAGTGGGATAAATTTAAATTATGGCCTTTGGTAATGAAAAACTCAGAGACTGTAGAAAGAGCTTATTCTATGGCTTCTTACCCAGCAGAAGGACGTGAGATTATGTTGAACGTTCGTATTGCAACTCCTCCATTTGATAGAGCTAAAGGCGATTGGATGTCTGTTAATCCTGGTATTGCCTCTTCTTATATTTTCAATCAGAAAAAAGGAGATAAAGTGACTATTTCAGGTCCTTATGGTGAATTTTTTATCAATGAGTCTGAAGCTGAAATGTTATATGTTGGTGGTGGAGCAGGAATGGCGCCAATGCGCTCACACTTGTATGAGTTGTTCAGAACTCTTAAAACGGGTCGTAAAGTATCGTATTGGTATGGTGGACGTTCTAAACGTGAGTTGTTCTATTTAGAGCATTTTAGAGCTTTGGAAAAAGATTTTCCAAACTTTAAATTCTATTTAGCACTATCTGAACCTATGGAAGAAGATAACTGGAAAGTTAAAGAGGACATCGATGCACCTGGAGACGGTTTTGTTGGGTTTATTCACAACTGTGTTATTGATAATTACTTGAGCAAACACGACGCTCCTGAGGATATTGAATTGTATTTCTGTGGACCACCATTGATGAACCAGGCGGTTCAAAAAATGGGTGAAGATTATGGAATCCCAGATGAGAATATCAGATTTGATGATTTTGGTGGATAA
- a CDS encoding DUF4846 domain-containing protein: MKKFWFFMVFVIAMGILAYIYKPMQQSISMISAVSVETPGLIDEDSLTIGSRVNLPIGYHRVAVKQGSFQAYLRDYKLKPFGSKIINYDTSEYFWQDGHIGILEVAVPKNGLQQCADALIRIRSEYLWKQNRKAEIGFNFTSGHYCSWQHYAEGYRPKIEGNQVSFHKVAQANHSEANFYKYLNLIYMYSGTLSLYNELQPIADSDLKIGDMLIKGGSPGHIVMIGDKAVNSKGDAIYLLFQGNTPAQSVHLVKNLEDQSISPWYHLKQDIVIPVSNYTFYDSKFVRFK, translated from the coding sequence ATGAAGAAGTTTTGGTTTTTTATGGTTTTTGTTATCGCCATGGGTATTCTTGCTTATATCTATAAACCGATGCAGCAATCCATTTCCATGATCAGTGCGGTTAGTGTAGAGACTCCTGGATTGATAGATGAGGATAGTTTAACAATTGGATCAAGGGTCAATCTTCCTATAGGATATCATAGAGTAGCCGTTAAACAGGGAAGTTTTCAGGCCTATCTTCGCGACTATAAATTGAAGCCTTTCGGCAGTAAAATTATCAATTATGATACGTCTGAATATTTTTGGCAAGATGGTCATATCGGCATTCTTGAAGTCGCTGTGCCCAAAAACGGATTACAACAATGTGCCGATGCGCTGATAAGAATCCGAAGTGAATATCTTTGGAAGCAAAACAGAAAGGCGGAGATTGGTTTTAATTTTACTTCGGGACATTACTGTTCTTGGCAACATTATGCGGAAGGATATCGACCAAAAATAGAAGGAAACCAGGTCTCTTTTCATAAAGTAGCTCAAGCAAATCATTCTGAAGCTAATTTTTATAAATATTTGAATTTAATATACATGTACTCTGGGACGCTCTCCCTCTACAATGAATTACAGCCTATTGCTGATAGTGATTTAAAAATTGGAGACATGCTCATTAAAGGCGGCTCACCTGGTCATATTGTGATGATTGGAGATAAAGCTGTTAATTCTAAAGGCGATGCTATCTACCTGTTGTTTCAAGGCAATACACCGGCGCAGAGTGTACATTTGGTTAAAAATTTAGAAGACCAATCTATATCACCTTGGTATCATCTTAAGCAAGATATCGTGATTCCCGTTTCCAACTATACCTTTTATGATTCTAAGTTCGTAAGATTTAAGTAA
- a CDS encoding FAD:protein FMN transferase, with translation MATSKFQCIPFCNTISKISVLLLLLVFFSSCSKEPKNTQLAGPVFGTSYSIIYDAEADFTKQFDSLFTVINQSMSTYIPNSDISKINRNEPVSIDTHFEKVFLKSKEIYKETNAIFDPTIGDVVNAWKFGAENGKFLTDSTTIDSLMRFVGFDKVSLKNGEIVKPTETYLEFNAIAKGYGVDVISEFLEAHAIQNYLVEIGGEIRVKGFNVEKQEAWRVGLDEPRFDGEQSIFKAISLKNEAMATSGTYRKFKVDSSGNRYAHIINTKTGYPTKTNILSVSVIAKDCMTADGYATAFQAMGNGAVEQFSEIHPELKIYIIYENEAQELQTLNLNNFPEN, from the coding sequence ATGGCGACCTCTAAATTTCAATGCATACCATTTTGCAATACCATCAGTAAGATTTCGGTTTTGCTTTTACTATTAGTGTTCTTCAGCTCATGCAGTAAAGAACCTAAGAATACGCAGCTGGCTGGGCCTGTGTTTGGCACTTCTTATTCCATTATTTATGATGCAGAGGCAGATTTTACAAAGCAATTTGATAGTCTGTTTACAGTCATTAATCAATCAATGTCCACCTATATTCCAAATTCTGACATTTCCAAAATAAACCGAAATGAGCCGGTCTCCATTGATACGCATTTTGAAAAGGTCTTCTTAAAATCTAAGGAGATTTACAAAGAAACCAACGCCATATTTGATCCCACTATAGGAGATGTTGTAAATGCTTGGAAGTTTGGAGCCGAGAATGGAAAGTTTTTAACCGATAGTACCACTATAGATAGTTTAATGCGTTTTGTTGGCTTTGATAAGGTCAGCTTAAAAAATGGAGAAATTGTTAAGCCTACGGAAACCTATCTTGAGTTTAATGCTATTGCTAAAGGCTATGGGGTTGATGTCATCTCTGAGTTTCTAGAAGCGCATGCCATCCAAAACTATTTGGTAGAAATAGGCGGCGAAATTCGTGTCAAGGGCTTTAATGTAGAAAAACAAGAAGCTTGGCGTGTTGGTCTAGATGAACCGAGATTTGATGGAGAGCAATCTATTTTTAAGGCCATTTCATTAAAAAATGAAGCCATGGCAACATCAGGTACGTATCGTAAATTTAAAGTAGATAGCAGTGGTAATCGTTATGCCCATATTATTAATACCAAAACAGGTTATCCTACAAAAACCAATATTTTAAGTGTATCTGTTATTGCAAAAGATTGTATGACTGCAGATGGATACGCCACCGCTTTTCAAGCCATGGGAAATGGAGCGGTTGAGCAATTCTCGGAAATTCACCCGGAATTAAAAATTTATATCATCTATGAGAATGAAGCGCAAGAATTGCAAACCTTGAATTTGAATAATTTTCCTGAGAACTAA
- a CDS encoding DUF423 domain-containing protein, whose product MLQSIIIATATLFGMLSVIFGAFGAHALKNTLSSDQLSSFEVGVKYQMYHALLLLVLGCNPNYVTASIYWCLTLGIVLFSFSIYGLVLSDAKGKKLRFLGPITPVGGLLLIAGWLQLLLNAII is encoded by the coding sequence ATGTTACAATCTATAATCATTGCCACAGCCACTTTATTTGGGATGCTCTCTGTTATTTTTGGAGCTTTTGGAGCCCATGCTTTGAAAAACACCTTATCAAGTGATCAATTGAGCAGTTTTGAAGTTGGTGTAAAATACCAGATGTACCATGCGCTACTGTTATTGGTCTTAGGATGTAATCCCAACTACGTAACAGCTTCTATTTACTGGTGCCTAACCTTAGGAATCGTCCTGTTTTCGTTTAGTATTTATGGTTTGGTTTTATCTGATGCGAAAGGCAAAAAACTTCGGTTTCTAGGACCAATTACTCCCGTCGGGGGCTTACTATTAATTGCAGGATGGCTGCAATTACTCTTAAATGCCATTATATAG
- a CDS encoding class I SAM-dependent methyltransferase: protein MKKLFKIILNTIPRPILIRLSYVARPVLALALRGDNYTDPIDGKHFKSFLPYGYGNQRNNVLSPSTLSLERHRLLWLYLKNDTNFFSSEINNGKKQNVLHFAPEQCFLNRFKKLEHINYTTTDLESPIADVKADICDLPFENNSYDVIFCNHVLEHIPDDAKAMKELYRVMKPGGYGILQIPQDLSRAKTFEDNSITDRAERAKIFGQYDHVRVYGLDYFDKLRQVGFKVDEVDYTAQLSEEEIRKYCLAPGEIIPVVYK, encoded by the coding sequence TTGAAAAAGCTTTTCAAAATAATTCTAAACACCATCCCTAGGCCTATTCTTATTAGGCTCAGTTATGTGGCAAGACCTGTGTTAGCTTTGGCGCTTAGAGGAGACAACTATACAGACCCTATAGATGGTAAGCATTTTAAAAGCTTTTTGCCTTATGGCTACGGAAATCAGCGTAACAACGTACTCTCGCCTTCCACATTAAGTTTAGAACGCCATCGGTTATTATGGCTGTATCTTAAAAACGACACCAATTTTTTTTCTTCGGAAATCAACAATGGAAAGAAACAAAACGTCTTACATTTTGCGCCTGAGCAATGTTTTTTGAACCGTTTCAAGAAACTGGAGCATATAAATTATACAACGACCGATTTAGAATCGCCCATTGCAGATGTTAAGGCTGATATTTGCGATCTTCCCTTTGAAAATAACAGCTATGACGTAATCTTTTGCAACCACGTCTTAGAGCACATCCCTGATGACGCCAAGGCGATGAAAGAATTGTATCGGGTGATGAAGCCTGGAGGATACGGGATTCTTCAAATTCCGCAGGATCTATCGCGAGCCAAGACTTTTGAGGACAACAGCATTACAGACAGGGCAGAACGGGCTAAAATCTTTGGGCAGTATGACCACGTGCGTGTTTACGGTCTTGATTACTTTGATAAACTACGCCAAGTGGGGTTTAAAGTAGACGAGGTAGACTATACGGCTCAACTTTCCGAAGAAGAGATTAGAAAATACTGTCTAGCTCCTGGTGAGATTATTCCAGTAGTTTATAAATAA
- the map gene encoding type I methionyl aminopeptidase: MIIAKTPEEIELMRQSALIVSKTLGMLAKEVKEGVTTKTLDTIAETFIRDHGALPGFKGLYDCPSTLLCSVNDAVVHGLPTDIPLKDGDIVSIDCGALMNDFYGDHAYTFEIGNVNAETKKLIEVTKASLYMGISEFKINNRVGDVGFAIQDYCENHGYGVVRELVGHGLGRKMHEDPEMPNYGRRGRGKKFIEGMVVAIEPMINGGTHKVKQLKDGWTIVTQDGQPSVHFEHDVAIVDGKPEILSTFAYVHEALGITSNEEDAFRREAIIL; encoded by the coding sequence ATGATTATAGCAAAAACACCAGAAGAAATAGAATTGATGCGTCAAAGTGCGCTCATCGTCTCTAAAACATTAGGGATGTTAGCTAAAGAAGTTAAAGAGGGTGTCACTACAAAAACACTGGACACTATAGCAGAGACTTTTATTAGAGATCATGGCGCTTTGCCCGGTTTTAAAGGGCTTTATGACTGTCCATCAACGCTTCTTTGTAGTGTTAATGATGCCGTAGTTCATGGATTACCAACCGACATCCCCTTAAAAGATGGAGATATTGTATCTATAGATTGTGGCGCTTTAATGAATGATTTTTACGGTGACCATGCCTACACGTTCGAAATAGGTAATGTCAACGCCGAGACAAAAAAACTCATAGAAGTCACCAAAGCCTCTTTATATATGGGAATTAGCGAGTTTAAAATCAATAATCGCGTAGGCGACGTTGGTTTTGCTATACAAGACTATTGCGAAAATCATGGTTATGGTGTTGTAAGAGAATTGGTAGGTCACGGCTTAGGACGCAAAATGCATGAAGATCCTGAGATGCCAAACTACGGAAGACGCGGCCGTGGCAAAAAGTTTATTGAAGGCATGGTTGTAGCCATAGAACCTATGATTAACGGTGGCACTCATAAAGTAAAACAACTTAAGGACGGTTGGACTATTGTGACTCAAGATGGTCAGCCTAGTGTACATTTTGAACACGATGTGGCTATTGTAGATGGTAAACCTGAGATTTTGTCTACGTTTGCCTACGTTCATGAAGCCTTAGGCATTACATCTAATGAAGAGGATGCGTTTAGACGTGAAGCCATTATTTTATAA